A genomic stretch from Scheffersomyces stipitis CBS 6054 chromosome 6, complete sequence includes:
- the LOT5 gene encoding low temperature responsive protein, giving the protein MGPKSRIIHEQPNIENTIPASLYQAVSPERFSLEDDDKFVIYGGGNSYAIQVLQNDPSQELVVCPELESVDYSNVSLFVLNTSLIVWFNSADLGLELPYQSIILHALHTLSDDTFLYLQILSNECITSIPSGTTEFVPSIEIRIVKNDKPGNPLNDNPLLVHNSNSSIETVYEAMSKCSAFHFDSDSEDESGTYAFDSAEQTPALEIPSHWLNNNVDDVDSDEALLRNTGIADDLEIDDVDETGNVNEVAAMHVDVGYASIAGSIRKRDEDDVSIAKARRVE; this is encoded by the coding sequence ATGGGTCCCAAGTCCAGAATAATACACGAACAACCAAACATCGAAAACACCATCCCGGCGTCGCTCTATCAGGCTGTGTCTCCAGAGCGGTTCTCCCTAGAGGATGATGATAAGTTTGTCATCTACGGTGGAGGAAACTCGTATGCTATTCAGGTACTACAGAACGATCCCTCTCAGGAACTTGTAGTGTGTCCTGAGTTGGAGCTGGTGGACTACTCCAACGTGTCGCTCTTTGTACTCAACACATCGTTGATAGTGTGGTTCAACTCAGCTGATTTGGGTCTCGAATTACCCTACCAGAGTATTATACTACATGCCTTACATACTCTCAGTGATGATACTTTCCTATACTTACAAATCTTGTCTAACGAATGTATCACTAGCATACCGCTGGGAACAACGGAGTTCGTCCCCAGCATCGAGATCAGGATCGTCAAGAATGATAAACCAGGTAATCCACTAAACGACAATCCTTTGTTAGTGCATAACTCCAACTCCTCTATTGAGACTGTTTATGAGGCCATGTCCAAATGTTCAGCATTTCATTTTGACTCGGATTCTGAAGACGAAAGTGGCACGTATGCCTTTGACAGTGCTGAACAAACTCCGGCTCTTGAAATACCCAGCCATTGGTTAAACAACAATGTAGACGATGTGGACTCTGATGAAGCATTGCTTAGAAACACAGGCATTGCAGACGACTTGGAGATTGACGATGTCGATGAAACTGGCAATGTCAACGAAGTCGCTGCCATGCATGTAGATGTTGGGTATGCCTCCATAGCCGGTAGCATACGGAAGAgagacgaagacgacgttTCTATTGCCAAAGCTAGAAGGGTGGAATAG
- the ORC1 gene encoding Origin recognition complex, subunit 1 (go_function ATP binding; DNA binding): MASNQKELEAYNFVLESVSVDGSASSASTTRRSRRDKSTASPVLSLRRETDGMVLRTGDTILVQQKGADKPEVAFIKEIKYGIVNFIEIVVTWFIRMEDIVFEDLPKVLEYADKSKLNTNELFLTVYLEEIFVSEIVEKVNVLSYHEFEDIIIDDSNASNTFMARRACSSEGDNITEEINYRDLCVLFENDPNAFVDFLGEATETVQRTKTPKQTPQLKKKDEVEQIQDSQDAKVINHGDNDEYIKEQNGDESSDEDDLSASASDDLDSDEAEVSESDEEFQVETTRKRPTRQQKRIVTPSRTKSPAKKPRLTKQEKIKEFMDGVLASPSSNPRQKFKVRTSPKKQTNILSSLKIQKTSGNFIKNLDTSSKAFKEIKEKLHSSQAISHLIGREEQFASIYVSLMNAIEQETGCSIYVCGTPGVGKTAVVRAVINQLKEDFTNGFDYLEINGLKLLSPAVAYEQLWEKISGVKVTAANAALFLENYFKNDAKRKPLVVVMDELDQIVTQKQNVMYNFFNWPTYASSKLIVIAIANTLDLPERVLSNKISSRLGLARVEFHAYSYDQLGEIIAQRLKMLTEQSKQKVAIKDDAVGFASRNVSRVRGDARRVLSICRRAVEIAEQEYIEKKNEKLVAEDEIYNVQIPHIAKAINESINSPLAKYLESLPFGSKLLLVAVVLRMRRSGLGENSLGDVIDEMKQTLQMFTSQDSTSLLKESEPNVTLSNFLYASDIFDLSNGVPDVRISHFKRILNELVEGGVLTQQNIPGERYRQIRLHVSQEEVVSVLKRDNSIAGMI, encoded by the exons ATGGCTTCGaatcagaaagaacttgaagcGTACAATTTTGTACTCGAGCTGGTGTCTGTTGATGGATCTGCAAGCTCTGCTTCCACGACCAGAAGATCCAGACGTGATAAGTCTACAGCCCTGCCAGTACTCCTGCTCAGAAGAGAAACCGATGGAATGGTGCTAAGAACCGGTGATACCATCTTGGTTCAACAAAAAGGAGCAGACAAGCCTGAAGTTGCcttcatcaaagaaatcaaatatGGGATAGTGAACTTCATAGAAATAGTAGTCACATGGTTCATACGCATGGAAGATATTGTGTTTGAAGACCTTCCAAAAGTTCTAGAATATGCCGATAAAAGCAAACTTAACACGAAcgaattgttcttgacagTCTATTTGGAAGAGATTTTCGTATCAGAAATCGTTGAAAAGGTCAACGTGTTGTCGTATCATGAGTTCGAAGACATAATCATAGACGATTCCAATGCTTCCAATACATTCATGGCTAGGCGTGCCTGTAGTTCTGAAGGTGACAATatcactgaagaaatcaattaCAGAGACTTGTGTGTAttatttgaaaatgacCCGAATGCATTTGTGGACTTCTTAGGGGAGGCAACAGAAACTGTTCAGAGAACTAAAACACCCAAACAAACCCCTCAACTTAAAAAG AAAGACGAAGTCGAACAGATCCAAGATTCTCAAGATGCCAAAGTGATAAATCATGGTGACAACGACGAATACATAAAAGAACAAAACGGTGACGAAAGCTCAGATGAGGACGATCTTTCAGCGTCAGCATCAGACGATCTCGACTCAGATGAGGCTGAAGTCTCAGAGTCggatgaagaattccaGGTTGAGACTACAAGAAAACGACCAACAAGACagcaaaagagaattgtGACTCCAAGTAGGACCAAGTCACCTGCTAAGAAACCAAGGCTTACAAAGCAAGAGAAGATCAAAGAGTTCATGGATGGTGTGTTGGCTCTGCCAAGCTCGAACCCAAGGCAAAAGTTCAAGGTTCGTACATCTCCCAAGAAACAGACCAATATATTATCCTCTCTCAAGATACAGAAGACTTCTGGAAATTTTATAAAAAACCTTGATACTAGCTCAAAGGCTTTTAAAGAAATAAAGGAGAAATTGCACTCTTCACAGGCAATATCGCACCTTATTGGTAGAGAAGAGCAGTTTGCCTCGATTTATGTCAGCTTGATGAATGCCATAGAGCAAGAAACAGGTTGTTCTATTTATGTATGCGGAACTCCAGGAGTTGGCAAAACTGCCGTAGTAAGAGCAGTAATTaaccaattgaaagaagatttcacGAATGGATTTGATTATTTGGAGATCAATGGATTGAAGTTGCTATCTCCTGCTGTTGCCTATGAACAACTTTGGGAAAAGATTAGCGGAGTGAAAGTTACAGCTGCCAATGCAgccttgttcttggagaacTATTTCAAGAATGACGCGAAGAGAAAGCCTCTTGTTGTAGTTATGGACGAATTGGACCAGATTGTTACGCAGAAACAGAACGTGATGtataatttcttcaactggCCCACTTACGCTTCGTCTAAATTGATTGTCATTGCTATCGCAAACACTTTGGATTTACCAGAACGTGTTCTTTCCAACAAAATTTCATCTAGACTTGGATTAGCAAGAGTCGAATTCCATGCCTATTCCTACGATCAGTTGGGCGAAATCATTGCACAAAGGCTCAAGATGCTTACCGAGCAAAGCAAACAGAAAGTAGCAATCAAAGATGATGCAGTTGGTTTTGCTTCAAGAAACGTTTCCAGAGTTAGAGGAGATGCCAGAAGAGTGTTACTGATATGCAGAAGAGCAGTGGAAATTGCCGAACAGGAGTATattgaaaaaaagaatgaaaagcTTGTTGCAGAAGATGAGATTTACAATGTCCAGATCCCTCACATTGCCAAAGCAATTAACGAATCGATCAATTCACCCTTGGCAAAGTATTTGGAGCTGCTACCATTTGGCTCGAAATTGCTTCTCGTTGCCGTAGTGTTGCGAATGAGAAGATCGGGACTTGGAGAAAACAGTCTCGGCGATGTCATCGATGAAATGAAGCAAACTTTGCAGATGTTCACTAGTCAAGATAGCACTCTGTTGTTAAAAGAATCTGAACCAAATGTTACTCTCTCCAATTTTCTCTATGCTAGTGACATATTTGATCTCTCTAATGGAGTCCCAGATGTTAGAATTAGCCATTTTAAACGTATTCTCAATGAGCTCGTCGAAGGTGGAGTGTTGACACAGCAAAATATTCCAGGGGAGAGATACAGACAAATCAGACTTCATGTTTCTCAAGAGGAAGTTGTTTCAGTTCTAAAGAGAGACAATAGCATAGCTGGAATGATATGA
- a CDS encoding protein putatively involved in cell wall biogenesis and architecture, which translates to MKTADDKLRYKNHFFKLGQGRVIAGNDSDYWKVLWTEPDNSDDIFELLTSYDIRTIRDQNRVNYLVMIHVLCNQIIATARDSEFPSSKSPLSIRQLLTCIRLLVKLIPFLYEIPEYTQEIEPRLFWVENFDPLVFIKPSTFASLSSSTSQPCLTKESIHNVTAVQLMRALVDLLFIRTFTIDAPRSKSNKILSVWEPGIGTSSKYLAPNLIIDSNRAEVLKLLLTLCSSTFYNTPSEVVSAGSKFMTLLVTSTPRVELLTLVCSLTNLVCRSTRSSPEDNALSYPSNSQLTEMRHLTVTYSIQLLTAMVVYPLPSPEKLDFLKETELISTSKPGNLARLYMGKLHKDQELVFLSTYLIAILKLPVVTSKDVESSKFNIIKSGNQPSLWATEATMLIWELIQCNKKFKTLIYEQSLPELLVVLFYYIFAFHSNVQHKNLVRICAYLMLYCSSDKNLDSIFEPMDHNLYESLPTNYKTNPAPTTTRDFLVTQICNLLIYMQTPQSTYTYGATLTPSPLMVTTLVEILYNLIPPVATKSLEATNDPAKKLTNSNPNGGLSYSTCSVINLLIGKYSSRTFLQEKSINSDLLALLIRAVCTAALKYPKSSRMLLFSILKNAKVYDQVWNTIYSFRTEYFNGNKLNRIDDGEEENENILSVVNSNNSERFKPESETTDSESPQTRKNSMFGIGTPPMTIPEESQQSDAEEELEASLRPKLPTGMSERAREKLPKESSLKRSWGGNDSLRILLTIVIPYLKVVLKEIWSSKDGPTVDSYLLVEHIEKADFDDLLERSKTQINYDFLPDKPLDKLKFNWSHLSLGWYISLLGGAVYNSVDSVKTYTGNNNKIMKNITTSIASVSKLTSSWTGFMKHSTTAYSANDSAEVAEWVKSSLTAVNQWNHTDVKLFKIETSSGSFFGKLGSVNEAVPGTPGGVNDMANSIVRRLSDFRLNNSSRGSISSVHSGLTTPVEEQEQYFPKFSARNSITSLHSLNAINRSRSATPRNSMSN; encoded by the exons ATGAAGACGGCTGACGACAAACTTCGGTACAAAAACCattttttcaaacttgGCCAAGGCAGAGTAATTGCTGGCAACGACTCTGACTACTGGAAAGTACTATGGACCGAACCAGACAACTCGGATGATATCTTTGAACTTTTGACTTCGTACGATATCAGAACCATCCGGGACCAGAACAGGGTTAACTACCTCGTTATGATCCATGTTCTCTGTAATCAAATCATAGCCACTGCTCGAGATTCAGAGTTCCCCAGTCTGAAATCGCCCCTTTCAATTCGTCAATTGCTCACATGTATCCGTTTGCTTGTAAAGCTTATACCATTTCTCTATGAGATACCAGAGTATACTCAAGAGATCGAGCCCAGATTGTTCTGGGTAGAAAATTTTGATCCTTTGGTGTTTATTAAACCCTCCACATTTGCATCGTTGTCCTCTTCGACATCTCAGCCTTGTCTAACAAAGGAATCTATACATAATGTAACTGCTGTTCAGCTCATGCGAGCACTAGTAGACTTGCTCTTTATAAGAACTTTCACCATAGACGCCCCCAGatccaagtccaacaagatTCTTAGCGTCTGGGAGCCTGGTATCGGAACTTCCTCGAAGTATTTAGCTCCGAACTTGATCATAGATAGCAATAGAGCGGAGGTGTTGAAGCTACTTCTCACCTTATGTTCCAGCACTTTTTACAATACACCTTCAGAAGTCGTTTCGGCTGGGTCCAAATTCATGACTTTGCTTGTCACTTCAACTCCACGTGTCGAGCTATTGACTTTGGTGTGCTCGTTGACCAATTTGGTTTGTAGGTCCACTAGAAGCTCTCCTGAAGATAATGCCTTGTCGTATCCCAGCAATAGTCAACTCACAGAAATGAGACATTTGACCGTAACCTACTCCATTCAGTTACTCACAGCAATGGTTGTGTACCCTCTTCCGTCACCGGAGAAGttggacttcttgaaagaaacagagTTGATATCGACTTCAAAACCAGGTAACTTGGCTAGACTATACATGGGTAAGCTTCATAAGGACCAAGAGCTTGTCTTCTTAAGCACGTACTTGATCGCAATTCTCAAGCTACCCGTAGTCACATCAAAGGATGTAGAatcttccaaattcaaTATTATAAAGTCGGGAAACCAGCCCTCTCTCTGGGCTACAGAAGCCACCATGTTGATTTGGGAATTAATCCAAtgcaacaagaagttcaagacGTTGATATATGAACAGAGTCTTCCAGAACTATTGGTTGTTTTGTTCTATTACATTTTCGCCTTCCACAGCAATGTTCAGCATAAGAACTTGGTGAGAATATGTGCATACTTGATGTTGTACTGTTCATCGGATAAAAACTTGGACTCCATCTTTGAGCCGATGGATCACAACTTATATGAACTGCTCCCAACCAATTATAAAACTAATCCGGCTCCCACTACAACCAGGGACTTTCTCGTCACCCAGATATGTAATTTACTCATATACATGCAGACTCCACAATCTACATACACTTACGGGGCAACTCTTACTCCTTCTCCTTTGATGGTCACTACGTTGGTGGAAATACTTTACAACTTGATTCCTCCAGTTGCCACCAAAAGCTTAGAAGCTACTAATGACCCAGCCAAGAAATTAACCAATAGCAATCCCAATGGTGGTTTATCATATTCCACCTGTTCCgtcatcaacttgttgattgGAAAATATTCCTCGCGGACGTTTTTGCAAGAAAAGTCCATTAACTCGGATTTATTAGCCCTTTTGATAAGAGCCGTGTGTACAGCAGCCTTGAAGTATCCGAAATCATCCAGAATGCTATTATTctcaattttgaaaaatgctAAAGTATACGATCAGGTATGGAATACCATCTACAGTTTCCGTACAGAGTATTTCAACGGAAATAAGTTGAATAGAATTGatgatggagaagaag aaaacgaaaacaTCTTGTCAGTTGTgaattccaacaattcagAAAGGTTCAAGCCTGAATCGGAAACTACAGATTCAGAATCTCCGCAGACCCGTAAGAATTCCATGTTTGGCATTGGCACCCCTCCCATGACTATCCCAGAAGAGTCGCAACAATCTGATGCGGAAGAAGAGCTTGAGGCTTCCTTAAGACCAAAACTTCCTACTGGAATGTCTGAAAGAGCCAGAGAAAAATTGCCCAAAGAAAGTTCTCTCAAGAGATCATGGGGAGGGAACGATTCTCTTCGAATCTTGCTAACCATTGTTATTCCTTACTTGAAAGTTgttttgaaagaaatatgGTCAAGCAAAGATGGTCCTACTGTGGATAGCTACTTATTGGTTGAGCATATTGAGAAGGCGGACTTTGATGATTTGCTCGAACGAAGCAAGACCCAGATCAACTATGATTTTCTTCCCGATAAGCCACTTGATaagttgaaattcaacTGGAGTCATCTTTCATTGGGTTGGTACATTTCGTTACTAGGTGGAGCAGTTTATAACTCGGTCGACAGTGTTAAAACGTACACGggaaacaacaacaagattaTGAAGAACATCACCACCTCCATAGCATCTGTTAGTAAATTGACTTCGAGCTGGACTGGATTCATGAAGCATTCTACTACTGCCTATTCAGCCAACGATTCTGCCGAAGTTGCAGAATGGGTTAAATCGTCATTGACTGCAGTCAATCAATGGAATCATACGGACGTGAAGcttttcaagattgaaaCTTCCAGCGGCAGTTTCTTTGGAAAATTAGGTTCAGTCAATGAGGCTGTGCCTGGAACTCCTGGTGGAGTTAATGACATGGCGAATCTGATTGTAAGAAGATTGAGTGACTTCCGGTTAAACAACAGTAGCAGAGGAAGTATTAGCTCAGTGCACTCAGGATTAACAACTCCAGTAGAGGAGCAGGAACAGTATTTCCCCAAATTTAGTGCCAGAAACTCCATCACGAGTCTTCACTCTCTCAACGCTATCAATAGATCAAGAAGTGCAACTCCTAGAAACTCAATGAGTAATTGA
- a CDS encoding predicted protein (go_function hydrolase activity), with protein sequence MSQQEAINNANQISNALNALQQKNPKPKRDLSIYVMEDGTTINTQERAISTIEPPATFKPTDEQLFLPNGLPNCAFLKDHFFREGRLHEEQAIRIVRAATELLRKEPNMLHVPAPVTICGDVHGQYYDLMKLFEVGGNPESTAYLFLGDYVDRGSFSIECLVYLYALKLNYNSSFWMLRGNHECKHLTEYFTFKSECLHKYSADLYEECLASFNALPLAAIMNNQFFCVHGGLSPELKTLADLERLDRFREPPTKGLMCDLLWADPTEEYDEDNMDQTFVRNTVRGCSYAFTYKASCQFLERTGLLSVIRAHEAQDAGYRMYKRTKTLGFPSLLTMFSAPNYLDTYNNKAAVLKYENNVMNIRQFNASPHPYWLPHFMDVFTWSLPFVGEKVTDMLVSILNICTEEELDEETPLAEEAITQNVSAVSTNPGQAPGAVSSVQTNPPTTVQEDDSLDAKKLALRNKIIAIGRISRMYQVLRQESENVAHLKELNSGSLPKGSLLNGADGLKKTITSFEEARKADLVNEALPPTAEEFRKIEEERGERAKREIERNDNPSPVFSRLIRRLS encoded by the coding sequence ATGTCTCAACAGGAGGCTATCAACAACGCGAATCAGATCAGCAATGCTCTCAATGCGCTCCAGCAGAAGAATCCCAAACCAAAACGGGACTTGTCCATCTACGTTATGGAAGACGGAACGACAATTAACACCCAGGAAAGAGCCATTTCTACCATAGAGCCTCCGGCCACATTCAAGCCTACTGATGAACAGCTTTTCTTGCCCAATGGATTGCCCAACTGTGCTTTTCTCAAGGACCATTTTTTCCGCGAGGGTAGACTTCATGAGGAACAGGCGATTAGGATCGTCAGAGCTGCTACAGAGCTCTTGCGAAAGGAGCCGAATATGCTCCATGTGCCTGCTCCTGTAACAATATGTGGCGACGTCCATGGACAATACTACGATTTGATGAAGCTCTTTGAAGTCGGAGGCAATCCAGAGAGTACGGCGTACTTGTTCCTAGGCGACTACGTTGACAGAGGCTCGTTCTCCATCGAATGTCTTGTTTACTTATATgcattgaagttgaactacAATCTGAGCTTCTGGATGTTGAGAGGTAACCATGAATGCAAGCATTTGACTGAGTATTTCACATTCAAGTCTGAATGCTTGCACAAGTACTCTGCCGATTTATATGAAGAATGTTTGGCATCGTTTAACGCCTTGCCGTTGGCTGCGATCATGAACAACCAGTTCTTTTGTGTCCACGGAGGTTTGTCTCCAGAGTTGAAGACACTTGCCGACTTGGAGCGACTTGATCGTTTCAGAGAACCACCCACAAAAGGGCTTATGTGCGATCTCTTATGGGCTGATCCCACAGAAGAGTACGATGAAGACAATATGGACCAAACGTTTGTCAGAAACACCGTTCGTGGCTGTTCCTACGCATTTACATACAAGGCATCATGTCAGTTCTTGGAGCGAACGGGCTTGCTCTCAGTGATCAGAGCCCATGAGGCCCAGGATGCTGGCTACAGAATGTATAAGCGAACAAAGACTTTAGGATTCCCATCTTTGTTGACGATGTTTTCTGCTCCAAACTACTTGGACACATACAACAACAAGGCTGCAGTTCTCAAATACGAGAATAACGTGATGAACATCCGTCAATTCAATGCATCACCTCATCCCTATTGGCTTCCGCATTTTATGGACGTATTTACGTGGTCGTTACCGTTTGTTGGTGAGAAAGTTACAGACATGTTGGTTTCGATATTGAATATCTgtactgaagaagaattggacgaAGAGACCCCGTTGGCCGAAGAGGCTATCACGCAGAATGTTAGCGCTGTCTCCACAAATCCAGGACAAGCACCAGGAGCGGTATCACTGGTACAGACTAATCCTCCTACTACAGTGCAAGAGGACGATTCTCTCGATGCCAAAAAGCTCGCATTACGTAATAAGATCATCGCTATAGGCAGAATCTCGAGAATGTACCAAGTATTGAGACAAGAATCTGAGAACGTTGCACATTTGAAAGAGTTGAACAGTGGGTCACTTCCTAAAGGCTCATTGTTGAATGGTGCTGAtggtttgaagaagaccaTCACCAGTTTCGAAGAAGCCAGAAAAGCTGACTTAGTCAATGAAGCTTTACCACCAACTGCTGAAGAGTTCAGaaagatagaagaagaacgtGGAGAGAGAGCCAAGCGTGAGATTGAGAGGAACGACAACCCCAGTCCTGTTTTTCTGAGGTTGATCAGAAGGTTGTCGTAG
- a CDS encoding predicted protein — MNAIDPTEYVEVPEGVESLKFSIEKQQAKFELGVCMAIYKWEELNTAVENSWGGPKSGEKRDWLSGVVIDLFDEKAVDIQLIEETLLYAMVDEFDTEIDNDSALEVAALVMKFYKDVSLEKYAQIDELYEKWSAKQAIKTNAHKVHVEEDPNNPDVSDSDEDEEDEEEDATQMDVDAMEVDEEPQGPIVDDDGFELVQKKGRKGRR, encoded by the coding sequence ATGAATGCCATAGATCCAACCGAATATGTGGAAGTTCCAGAGGGCGTAGAGTCTTTGAAGTTCTCCATCGAGAAACAACAAGCCAAGTTTGAACTTGGTGTCTGCATGGCCATTTATAAGTGGGAGGAATTGAACACAGCAGTGGAAAATTCCTGGGGTGGTCCAAAGTCAGGTGAAAAAAGAGATTGGCTTTCCGGTGTCGTCATAGACTTGTTTGACGAAAAGGCTGTTGATATCCAGttgatagaagaaaccttGTTATATGCCATGGTAGACGAATTTGATACAGAAATCGATAACGATTCTGCCTTGGAAGTTGCAGCACTTGTCATGAAGTTTTATAAGGATGTTTCCCTTGAAAAATATGCTCAGATCGACGAATTGTACGAAAAATGGTCGGCCAAACAAGCTATAAAAACCAATGCTCATAAAGTGCacgtagaagaagatcctAACAATCCAGATGTTTCTGACagtgacgaagatgaagaagatgaagaagaagatgcgACTCAAATGGATGTAGATGCCATGGAAGTCGACGAAGAGCCACAGGGTCCAATTGTAGATGATGATGGGTTCGAATTGGTGCAAAAAAAGGGAAGAAAGGGTAGACGTTAG